In the Leptotrichia sp. oral taxon 212 genome, one interval contains:
- the trxA gene encoding thioredoxin, whose product MAISLNKDSFEKQISNGVTLVDFWAEWCSPCRFQLPILEEVSEEIGTKAVVAKVNVDEELELAQQFGVQSIPTLILFKDGAPIDIMVGVQDKETLVGKITKAL is encoded by the coding sequence ATGGCAATAAGTTTAAACAAAGATAGTTTTGAAAAACAAATATCTAATGGAGTTACTCTTGTAGATTTCTGGGCTGAATGGTGTTCACCATGTAGATTTCAGCTTCCTATTTTAGAAGAAGTTTCAGAAGAAATTGGAACTAAGGCAGTTGTAGCTAAAGTTAATGTAGATGAAGAACTTGAACTTGCTCAGCAGTTTGGTGTACAAAGCATCCCTACACTGATTTTATTTAAGGATGGGGCGCCTATTGACATAATGGTAGGAGTTCAGGATAAAGAAACTCTTGTAGGAAAAATTACTAAAGCACTGTAA
- the trxB gene encoding thioredoxin-disulfide reductase — MYDSVIIGSGPAGLTAAIYLSRAGLKNVIISGAMPGGQLTSTTDIENFPGFPKGISGFQLMEDMALQAANFGTETLNTTVTSIDFDSRPFKIHLKNNSILETRSIILSTGSTAKYLGIENEIESIGNGVSACATCDGFFYRGKEVLVIGGGDTAMEEATFLTKLASKVTLVHRRNELRASAIMQERARKNKKIEWKLNYTPLKVITNELGKVSGIELRNNETNETEVINTDGIFVAIGHKPNTDFLNGKIELDSSGYIITEGKSSKTNIPGVFAAGDIQDNKYQQAITAAGSGAIAALDAKEYLNENE; from the coding sequence ATGTATGATTCAGTAATTATAGGATCGGGTCCTGCAGGGCTGACTGCGGCTATTTACTTAAGCAGGGCAGGATTGAAAAATGTTATTATAAGCGGAGCTATGCCAGGGGGACAGCTTACGTCCACAACTGACATTGAAAACTTTCCGGGTTTCCCTAAAGGTATATCAGGTTTTCAGCTCATGGAGGATATGGCACTTCAGGCTGCAAACTTTGGTACGGAAACTTTGAATACAACTGTTACTTCAATTGATTTTGACAGCAGACCTTTTAAAATACATCTGAAAAATAATAGTATACTTGAAACAAGATCGATAATTCTTTCAACAGGTTCAACTGCAAAATACCTTGGAATTGAAAACGAAATTGAAAGTATAGGAAACGGTGTAAGTGCATGTGCCACTTGCGACGGATTTTTCTACAGGGGGAAAGAAGTACTCGTTATAGGTGGTGGGGATACTGCCATGGAAGAGGCTACATTTCTTACAAAACTGGCAAGTAAAGTAACATTAGTTCATAGAAGAAATGAACTCAGAGCTTCTGCCATAATGCAGGAAAGAGCCCGTAAAAATAAGAAAATTGAATGGAAGCTGAACTATACTCCATTGAAGGTTATCACTAATGAATTAGGAAAAGTTTCAGGTATAGAATTACGTAACAACGAAACAAATGAAACAGAAGTAATTAATACTGACGGTATTTTTGTTGCCATTGGCCATAAACCAAATACTGATTTTTTAAACGGAAAAATTGAACTGGATTCAAGCGGTTATATTATAACGGAAGGAAAATCCTCAAAAACAAACATTCCAGGAGTATTTGCGGCAGGTGATATACAGGATAACAAATACCAGCAGGCAATAACAGCTGCAGGAAGTGGGGCAATTGCCGCTCTTGATGCGAAAGAATATTTAAATGAAAATGAATAA
- the pgk gene encoding phosphoglycerate kinase, which translates to MAKKTLKDLDVKGKKVLVRVDFNVPIKDGVITDDNRIIAALPTLKYILENGGKVIAFSHLGKVKAEEDKTSKTLAPVAKRLAEALGKPVKFVPETRGAELEAAIAELKDGEILMFENTRFEDLDGKKESKNDPELGKYWASLGDVFVNDAFGTAHRAHASNVGIASNIKESAVGFLVEKEINFIGGAVDNPARPLVAILGGAKVSDKIGVIENLLDKADKVIIGGGMMFTFLKAQGKNTGSSLLEEDKVELAASLIAKAKEKGVELILPVDTVVAKEFKNDTEFKTVSVDGIEDGWMGLDIGEASIKLFADALVGAKTVVWNGPMGVFEMENFAKGTIGVCKAIADLAGATTIIGGGDSAAAAIQLGFADKFSHISTGGGASLEYLEGKPLPGVEAIAEKECGCGCSH; encoded by the coding sequence ATGGCTAAAAAGACATTAAAAGATTTAGATGTAAAAGGTAAAAAAGTACTGGTAAGAGTGGATTTCAACGTGCCTATAAAAGATGGGGTAATTACTGACGATAACAGAATTATTGCGGCATTACCTACATTAAAGTATATTCTGGAAAATGGTGGGAAAGTTATTGCATTTTCACATTTAGGAAAAGTTAAGGCAGAAGAAGATAAAACTTCTAAAACTTTAGCACCTGTTGCAAAAAGATTGGCAGAAGCATTAGGGAAACCTGTTAAATTTGTTCCGGAAACAAGAGGAGCAGAATTAGAAGCTGCAATAGCGGAATTAAAAGATGGGGAAATTTTAATGTTTGAAAATACAAGATTTGAAGATTTAGATGGTAAAAAAGAATCTAAAAATGACCCTGAATTAGGAAAATACTGGGCTTCATTAGGAGATGTCTTTGTAAATGATGCGTTTGGAACTGCACACAGAGCACATGCTTCAAATGTTGGAATCGCTTCAAACATTAAAGAATCAGCAGTAGGATTCCTTGTAGAAAAGGAAATAAACTTTATAGGAGGAGCAGTAGACAATCCTGCAAGACCTTTAGTTGCTATTTTAGGAGGAGCAAAAGTTTCTGACAAAATAGGAGTAATTGAAAATTTATTGGACAAGGCAGATAAAGTAATAATTGGTGGAGGAATGATGTTTACTTTCCTTAAGGCTCAGGGAAAAAATACAGGTTCTTCACTTCTTGAAGAAGATAAAGTTGAACTGGCTGCTTCATTAATTGCAAAAGCAAAAGAAAAAGGTGTAGAACTAATCTTACCTGTAGATACAGTAGTAGCTAAAGAATTCAAAAATGATACAGAATTTAAAACAGTTTCTGTAGACGGTATTGAAGATGGATGGATGGGTCTTGACATAGGTGAAGCATCTATCAAATTATTTGCAGATGCTTTAGTTGGAGCAAAAACAGTAGTATGGAACGGACCAATGGGAGTATTTGAAATGGAAAACTTCGCAAAAGGAACAATAGGAGTATGTAAAGCAATTGCTGATTTAGCAGGAGCTACAACAATTATTGGTGGAGGAGACTCAGCAGCAGCAGCTATTCAGTTAGGATTTGCTGATAAATTTTCTCATATTTCTACTGGCGGAGGAGCTTCCCTTGAATATCTTGAAGGTAAACCATTACCAGGTGTAGAAGCAATTGCTGAAAAAGAATGCGGATGTGGATGTTCTCACTAG
- a CDS encoding SemiSWEET family transporter, with amino-acid sequence MNKSKINTIVGSIGAFIGVFVFIAYIPQIMANLSGTKSQPWQPLFASFSCLIWVIYGWTKEPKKDFILIIPNTAGVVLGFLTFITSF; translated from the coding sequence ATGAATAAAAGTAAGATTAACACTATAGTGGGTTCAATAGGGGCATTTATTGGAGTTTTCGTTTTTATAGCATATATTCCGCAAATTATGGCGAACCTGTCTGGAACTAAATCACAACCTTGGCAGCCTTTATTTGCATCTTTTTCCTGTCTAATATGGGTTATTTATGGATGGACTAAGGAACCAAAGAAAGATTTTATACTTATTATTCCAAATACTGCAGGTGTCGTGTTAGGATTCCTGACATTTATTACTTCATTTTAA
- a CDS encoding alpha/beta hydrolase, protein MKKQIYVIHGYGASPDKHWFPWLKRILGNKGYEIEILKMPTPETPKVNEWIAKLKKDIEIINENTYFVAHSLGNITLLRYLSEYENLNEVGGFIMVSAFDRPIKGFEELHPFVETSLDYKKISEKCKLKVVIAAKDDYLVPFEFSKEISEKLDAEFYLIENAGHFLDRDGITELPLIEEIIQNNNI, encoded by the coding sequence ATGAAAAAACAGATATATGTTATACATGGGTATGGAGCTTCTCCTGATAAGCATTGGTTTCCGTGGCTAAAGAGAATATTAGGAAATAAAGGATATGAGATTGAAATATTGAAGATGCCTACTCCTGAAACTCCAAAAGTGAATGAGTGGATTGCCAAATTAAAAAAAGATATAGAAATAATAAATGAAAATACTTATTTTGTTGCTCATAGCTTAGGAAATATAACACTTTTGAGATATCTTTCTGAATATGAAAATTTGAATGAGGTAGGAGGTTTTATAATGGTTTCAGCATTTGACAGACCTATTAAGGGATTTGAAGAACTGCATCCATTTGTTGAGACAAGTCTAGATTATAAAAAAATAAGTGAAAAATGTAAATTGAAAGTTGTAATTGCAGCAAAAGACGATTATTTAGTGCCTTTTGAATTCAGTAAGGAAATATCTGAAAAGTTAGATGCTGAATTTTATTTAATAGAAAATGCAGGACATTTTCTGGATAGGGATGGCATCACTGAATTACCTTTGATAGAGGAAATAATTCAAAATAATAATATCTAA
- a CDS encoding helix-turn-helix domain-containing protein, translating to MKNICRTKQAPFLKTLSIIEGKWKFRILYELACETTLRYGELKKNLTPVTHKMLSAQLKSLEKDNMIIRKEYPQVPPKVEYSLSEKGLTFLPIMKLMCEWGRNHTVPYEKEVKSE from the coding sequence ATGAAAAATATATGCCGTACAAAACAGGCTCCTTTTTTAAAAACACTTTCTATTATTGAAGGAAAATGGAAATTCAGAATACTGTATGAACTGGCTTGTGAGACCACTTTACGTTATGGCGAGCTTAAAAAAAATTTAACACCTGTTACACATAAAATGCTTTCTGCCCAGTTAAAAAGTCTTGAAAAGGACAATATGATTATTAGGAAAGAATACCCTCAAGTTCCTCCTAAAGTCGAGTATTCACTATCTGAAAAGGGACTGACTTTTCTTCCTATTATGAAACTGATGTGTGAATGGGGACGAAATCATACTGTTCCATATGAAAAGGAAGTAAAATCTGAGTAA
- a CDS encoding type II toxin-antitoxin system PemK/MazF family toxin — MKKGFRIFKRKLKKIKKLIISEEYLKLIEYILFLIQKNIEILVDKNGKKTIILEKTPCKRGEVFIADFGFGIGSEFRYKHYCVVISVNKNTAVVIPFTSKSKKGINLGIIQKLQSQRNSNQTETYALVHSIRSISRARLFRPRIDGKRRYIKLSGNQMDLLDNEVKKILTKLST; from the coding sequence GTGAAAAAAGGATTTAGAATTTTCAAGAGAAAACTTAAAAAAATCAAGAAATTAATTATATCAGAAGAATATTTAAAATTAATTGAATACATTTTATTTTTAATTCAGAAAAATATAGAAATATTAGTAGATAAAAATGGGAAAAAAACAATAATTTTAGAAAAAACACCTTGCAAAAGAGGAGAAGTTTTTATAGCTGATTTTGGATTTGGAATTGGTTCAGAATTTAGATATAAACATTATTGTGTAGTTATTTCAGTAAATAAAAATACTGCTGTTGTAATTCCATTTACATCTAAGTCAAAAAAAGGAATAAATTTAGGGATTATCCAAAAATTACAATCACAAAGAAATTCAAATCAAACAGAGACATATGCTTTAGTACATTCTATAAGAAGTATAAGCCGTGCAAGATTATTCAGGCCACGGATAGATGGGAAAAGAAGATATATTAAATTATCCGGAAATCAAATGGATTTGTTAGATAATGAGGTAAAAAAAATATTGACAAAATTATCAACATAG